In candidate division WOR-3 bacterium, the genomic window TGCCGAGGCGTTGAGGGAAGCGCAGATCGATCATGAAAGCATCACACTGATCACCGGTGCGGGGTGCACGGCTTGCGTGGGTGACTATGTGAATCTTAGATCGCAGCGAAGCAAAGACCGGTATTTATTGGATAGTGCGGCGGATACTAAACTCGTCGACCCGGCTTCAAGAGTTGTTGTGTTCATGAATAATGTCGATCTCCTGATGTCCGGTGCCCGCGACCTTGCCCGTGTGACCAGGCGTTGTGTACCCATGCTCGTGATCTATATCAATAACATTTTGTATATGCTGACCAAAGATGGGGCGGTAATCAATTGTCCTTATACGCGGCCCTCCTGGGACGGGAAATTCGAATTGCCTTTCAATGTACCCGGGCTGGCTATCGAATATGGGGCACGCTATGTAGCACGCTGG contains:
- a CDS encoding thiamine pyrophosphate-dependent enzyme gives rise to the protein MESNILERTHPIDDILCTDRLPSVWCPGCSIGTVVYSFAEALREAQIDHESITLITGAGCTACVGDYVNLRSQRSKDRYLLDSAADTKLVDPASRVVVFMNNVDLLMSGARDLARVTRRCVPMLVIYINNILYMLTKDGAVINCPYTRPSWDGKFELPFNVPGLAIEYGARYVARWTQLHAGWLKYSIFEAFSRTGLSLVEIVVPCLVYKTDTGLIGEVSERVRIYDTRTDLHTVDKMHELDVRNPKHIVIGKLFDGNDT